GATTCCCATCATCTTGAAGAACTAAAAGATCTTCTTCATAAATTAAGACTCTCCGCCGAAACTGGTAATACATTGGAATCGACATCGCATGCTACTGTACGTAACTTTTACAGTTTGATATGTTGaagaattaattgaaatacTTAAAGACCCGTTAAACTTCGGTGTTTTTCTGGACGATTAcagtgttaatattttattaaatgagttATTATCTAAACACAATTATGATTTAGCTGCAGATGTTGCGAGTTTAGTCATGCTGCAAGAGGAATTTTCAAGCACTATAACATGTACACTCTGCCAGTATGCatgctataaatatatacttggATATAAACCACCAGAACCTATAACACCAGTTGAAGATAAAACCAAAAAagttgaagaaataaaaataagagtaaaatatttgagaaatcCATATTTTGATGACCATTTTGATATAAAAGATAGATATTTGTTGTGTGGGAAAACATTAGCCTGGATTACAAACAAACCTAACGATAACCTTTGTAACAACTTGAGGCTAATTGGTTGGCTAGCTTACAagaaatatgataaattattacaacTTTGTCAAGAATTAACAAAATCtacatcatttaaattattcaatgaagttattgatatatttaatagagATAAAGAACATTCACCAGAATCTGATGTTAAAGACATAATTGAAAAAAGCATTTCTGTGTTAAGTGTAGCTGAAAAATATCTACTGAAACAACATTAGAGAAAGCTATCAGTATTGCTGTTGAAAATGCCATCaaccaatctcaaaacaatgatatattaacacaaaaacaGGTAATTACcatgtgtatattttgttttacatcctTTTGTACAAACAGCAATAGCCTATTTGTGTATGGAATGAActaccgagacaaatgtccacagTTTCAAAATCATGAAACCTGACTGGACTGACTAAAAGTTAGTCAGGTAACCACTGACCTAAAATGATGTgcgcattctttgtgaattatcacttactttaatggtgaaggaaaacatagtgaggaaacctgcatactggtgaagttctctatatgaattttgaaagTGTGTGAACTCTAGACCAGCATGGTGAACTAAGCCCTATACCCTtttagtagtagaagaggcccatgcccattaatgggacagtatatcatgcagggctgatatttttaaattaaacatccTTTTGAATGGGTATTAAATTCTGTATGATCTTATACAGAACTAGGAGTTGCTTGTAACTTTGCTCTGATTAGAAATTCTTTTCCAGTCCCAAAATATCCTAAATCACTATaccacattattatttatgacacCCGCACCATATTATAGGGTTGTTATGCCAGTTATGCAAAAATAGCCAGTGCTTGTTTACAAAGCTACCTATTACAGTAGGTGACCCTTAGCACCTTATATTGTGCCcacttttttaaacaataaaaataaattaataaaacaactttaattcatataaaattttatttatttttgtctatatgaaataaaaaatcaatacgaATAGTATTTTATCAactgatatttcttttttattaaatgaaaaagaaaaactcTCATTAGAAATCTCGTACACAAGACATGAATGTGCCAACTTAGAAGCTTATTTTAGATTGtggtcattatttttttcgtaataaatCTTGGTGGTAACAAACTGCCATCCATTGCTATTAATGAACTATATCAGTTAGTTGTCGGTAGCTGATGTAGATCTAGAAATTGATCATATTGTTCTGAATGATTAACatattataggctattttttatcctgaaaaaaaaataatacatatggAAGTATGCTGTTGCATGAAGCATTGAgtacaaagtgtaaatttcCGATAGTTTTGTTGCTGGTTTATAGCGGTGTAGTAGAGAATAACAGTTGGAAGTCTTTCGGAAAGTGTTCTGACCGCTAAGcgagttttatttttgatatctcTTGTCACTGCGATAAATTATTAGAGAGCATTTTTCGTCGACAATATAAACATTCAACGATCAACTACCtactatataagtattatatataaaactattttatgttttacacaAGATCTATATCTATTTTAAGTTTGTTGAGCGGAAAAATGACGATAATACGAGCGCGGCGATGAAACAAGTCCCTTAGGGTAATTTGCGTTtagtgaaatattaatattttatacactatATTATGCTAGAAGAAATAAAgggtaattaataacaaaaaaactatataaaaaatatggcagttaattcttaaataaaataccataCATGACCTGGAAAAGTCACAGGAATAGCTAGGAGAGTGTATCAGTATTCTAATAGTTTAACTTATGTTTGAGCCAACACATaggttgattataatttatgattggTCAAGTAGCACAGACATTAATTGCCCCAGGCTACAATATTAGTAACACCCATTATTCCTAAGAATCTCATAattgtttatctttatttttttagttatttcaaGCTTGGGTAgaaataagaaaacaaaaacttgaaGAACAAATTAATCGTCTAGACAGAGCAAGGCGCATACAAACGattcaacaaaaacaaaaacaaatgcaaGAAGAAGAGCAGAAACTGTGGTTCTTTGAAAATGAAGATAAGGTGGATCTTGAAATTGAGGAAAAGAAAAACTTACAGAAACAAATACTGCCAGTAAGAAAACATTAACAACAAAGACTAATGAGCAGTACATTCCACCTGAAATATTACCAAAACGAAATTAAAtggaatgtaaaataattaaaattagatttatactgacttatttttattattatgcataatataatcagtaaaaaatattataaattaacactCTTCCTGCAACTTGGTAAGATCTAACTGAATTTTCTTCAATGTATCCTCTGTCCTCTTTGCTGTTTcagttttgatattttcttCCAAATCCACTATGTCTCTCTGCAAAGAACCCATATCATTTACAAGAGACACAATTGTGTTGCATTCAGAATGTAGGAGAGCTAGTAACTTGTAAGCCTTTTTTGCCTGGTCATCTTTTTTTGCatcctaaaaaaaaacaatacagtctggaattaaaacttataataaatctcatAAGCATCAACAACGCGAAAGCTATACCTATGAGATGCACAAGATcactttaattaaatgtattgcgGTACACCCGACGAATTCAAATTACCAGTGTGAACAAGCtgctcaatatttatttgcatcCTGCGAGATTGTAATACGCCTGCGTACTATGACGGgcttaatttacaaaataaaattttactgctAGCCAGATTGAAGGGCATTATGGCCTAGCCATACATACGGTTAATAAGTATATCTTACCCTAAAAAGTGTTTCATCAGCGATAGAAAAACACCGCTCTAACTGTCCTTCCAAAGAGTTGATTTCTTTTTGTAACTGTCTAGTGTCTTCCAAAATCTTCTTTATTTCCATATCCTGTTTATCGACGTtagaaataatttctaatatacgTTTCGTATAGATTGACCTACAAAAtagatacatataatataataatctcaATAAACAATGACAATAATCATAGCCTCAAGCCTTTATCTTCAAAGATGTAGGGGCAAAAGTGCAACTGGTGAAGCTACGTTAAGCGATGGTTACTTTATCCCATATTATAAGTGccatatatttttaccttttatttCCACCACGTAATTTTTCGTAACTATCCTTTAGTTCCTGTCGCTGTATTACTTTTTTATCATATTCATCCCTCATTACTTGTATACTATCTTTTAAGCTATTCAAAATTgctttacatttatttctttcagactgaaaaattatatattaacatgAGGTATTGAATATGGACAAAGACTACAGTTATCAGTAAGTTTTTAGTATTTACCTCAGAAGAACTCATATCATTCTTTACTTTATCAATTCGCATTTTCAAAGACAAATTTTTTGACATAAGGTCTTCACTTTTATGATGTaactgattaatattttttgcacttTTCCAACAAGCTATCAGTAGCTCCATCTTGATAATCAGATAAACCAATactactaagtatattttcgaCATTTTTCAAGTCCGCTTGAACTCTTTCACAAGATCTTTGGGcctgcaaacaaaaatattccaaagaaagaaaagtaaatataatcttagtgattataatttttgtattaaaagttGCTACAAGTGCGAGTGAAACAATCCAAAAATTATATCTAGTACAGACAATTTTCTCAGTCTAGATCAGGGATGGCGTAATGGTTAAcgtgccattatttataaaataaaaggccTGTAACGTGACATCCAGAAGCGGTTTTATATATCTGAGTGCCTCTTTttagcaaatatttgttattttttatgacctTGActatttgtgttgttttttttttatcggtgtCGGCATAGTGGCTTCACTGAACCTGATGTTAGGGAAGTGAAGCCCAAAAGAAAGATATAAGTATATACAATGTTTGGTATATTACTCGCGTGCCCGAAGTATTTTGTCACGCGCCACCACTGGCACACGTCGCTATCCCTGTTCTAAACTTAACAGTAATGCGTCATTTCTATGTTTTATCTTAATCACGCAGTATCTCATGAGATATTACTCAATAAGTAAATAGTACAAGAATAATGCATTTTTACCTGTGAAAACTCAACCCCCATTACATTCTTTTCACTATCAAGAGTGTCCATTTTTTGACGTAACATAATCGCTATTTCTTTCAGTTCCTTCAATGATTTATCAGTTTCATATTCACTTTTATCTTTACTCTCGGAATGAGTTTTATTCTCTTGGTTAGTTTGCGGAATTACTGAGACTGGTACATGGTCAAGCATgcataattcttttattttaattagcttCTGAACAATTTCTTCTTCTATCAGATTTGTATGCGTTGTAATGCCAATTTTCCCtgaagatacaaaatatattgctgTAAGTATACTGTATGTAGGTTACTGCGGAATGGGGATCAATAAGAAACCTAATTACTAAGCACATTATggattacttttaataatattagtaatgatGAGAGGCAGCGATATCCTGGTTgggaggttcaaatcccaggacATGCACCGCTTTTCTAAAAGATatattattctttgtaaattatcacttgctttaacggcgaaggaaaatattgtaaggAAACTTGTATACCcaagaagttctccataagatTTTTGAaggtaagtaagtataaaaaaaatctgacaaCCCACTCTAGGACAGTGTGATGGACTAAGaccttaacaatattataggacagtgtataatacaagaGTTTTTTTTGGCCGTCTGCTTGCTGAGTATAacctatacttataatataaagctgaagagtttgtttgcacGCGCTAATCCTAAGTGGACACAATAACATTGCAgactttcataaaatatttaagtaaaataaaaatatccgcCACAGGGGTCACCGTAAATTGGCCACTGCCAGATCTCGAAACAACCCTCACACTTTCTAAGTAATAGAGTGTCGAAACGTGAAACAAGTTACCTAAAGATGTAGTGTCAGCtcgaaatatcaatatattcaaGAACAAACTTGACAGATACAttgagaatttaaaatataatttgtgattAACAAGATACAGACGCCGATCAGTTTGTTATAACTACttgtttgataaaataaaaacctataatCTTAGAATCTactggttcaaattgaaaaatccttttaatgttggatagcctattCATCGGGGAAGGCTATGtaacatcacactatgaccaaaaggagcggagaacaatgaaaaatgttccaaaaacaaagaaaacttATTCCATTTGAGTTTTCATTGATTGCGCTGCGTAAATGTATAGTTATGCAAGAAACTTGATGTAATTaatactcttaaaatattctaaaaatatattataaagcaaactCTTCCACTCGCGTCTGTGTACCTAtctgaacgcaataaaattaaaaacaaaccaatgaatttttttttaggtacagaccccgcagtccacccgagggaaacctgcgaacggtatactggttcccccaGGCTTAGCGACTGCGGGGCTCtagaggaagagaggaagaggagaaatagggaaggaagaggaagtgttaggatgggcggagtgaaATGGAGCGGAAATGTTCACAAGTCCCTCATAAGCCTCGATGTGAAATTACAACCATGAGGTTTACGCACTTAactgtgcctagggccgcgacaatgTGGTTTCGGTGTGCAGAAACCAatgataatttgagaccctgggcaatataggctactttctgtcCCAGTAatatatatagcgagactttgaTCCCAGAAAATTCGCGCGAGTggagctgcaagcaaaagctagttaataataaagcttcttattacttaatttacaaatttgATAAGATGCTTGGGTGGAATAACAGAAAGACCTATTTCCACATAGACTTGTGGGctatttcttttaaatgttaatatattccattattttaaatagcacATCTATAATTAGAGAAGAGATAAGGCATAAGGCATAAGGGTGCATTTCTGACCAATGAACTAAAATTGGCTAAAGGCGTTGCATTTAATTGTTTCTCATTAATTGAATTTCTAATTtgtataaagaataatttaatgttcTATATATACTAACTTAAATTAAATGCATTAAATGACAAATGCAATTATAGGTACCTGGAGGGGAGAAATCTCCTACTTTTCCAAGTGGAGGCTTGCAACATGGTGGAATCCAAATAGATTTAAATTCTTCATCAATCTTATGACTTATGTCATGCATcagaatagattttttatttgtaggtacAGTGGCCATGACAGTAGTTTGTTTGCCTTCATTTGGAAGTCTTTCTATGAGAAACATAAACACTTGCCTCAACTCAGTCTCATTGTAATATAGAAATGTCTGATATCCAACATCATTTTTGTAACCCAAGTCCTAGGCAAaagaataaatactttaattataatataacatgacTCGATTACAAAAATGTTCTGGTTTGTAGATGTTAATGCCACAgaactataattttaatcacaAGTACACTCAGAAAAATAAACTAAGTTATTATATTGTCATTATATTACCTGCAGCTTATGTTTAATTATGCTATGTGGAACATGTACAACAACAACAACTCTTACATACTTACTTCAGAAGATTATTGTCTTCCTAGACATATGTTCATTCAATATACTAACCTTGCACAATGATGCTATTTGTGCTGCAACTTCTATCCTATGTGATATCCCAAATGGCAGTTTCTTTGGCACCTTAATAGTGGGGTTTATTACACTGAGGCATGATGAAACGGCCTCAATAATAATCTCTACTGGTAGATCACATATACTTTTGACACTGTCATCAATggtcctaaaataaaaaaaagttcagaaaatttataaatttattttcagccagctatttcttttatttgatctaatattttcaaagaacagtatttatttgggatatttttttatttatagtgatgaaaaaataaagttttaaactgatttaatttaaaggCCCCAATAACATAGAAATAACACAAGCTTACAAATTCAGTTGTCTCAGGAAATGCAATATTATTGAATCAACTTCTTCCATGACGAAAAATAGGTGCAGTTGTGgtctttgtaaaaatatttattcagtctAAAACCAGgaatgttttcttatttttcttttatgctCTAAcagaattaaatcaataattcgATACCAATTTAAATAGAAACGGCAACTTGcgcattaaaaatttaaaataaaagtcaacCACGAAGTAGGTAATGTTCGCGCGtgcgcacactcaagcaaaatcaagttttaatatatgcaagatacgtttcattttgtcatggcgagccacctctaagtgtgatatgaattgaaatactttttagacccgccagttttaggtgcgttcaatttggaggcgttgaatagaaatgcgtttgtaatctgtttacaataaaaaaaaattattacaaatctcgttgttctcaaaagttacgaaaattgccttaaatataaaaattacttacatgttacgcgagggggtcaaaagtaacgaaaaatgtaagaaatgtaaccttctggcaacactgacaATGGCAAGGATGGCAAGTGGCAAGTGGCAACTAATGACAATTGACAACtgtaattttcttttcattCGTTCCACAGGGCCGGCTAAGGCCAGAAACCAGGCTGCCATGTCATGTAATGCCAACGATAGAGTGTAATCATCATATAAactgtagatttttttaaaaattattgttgtcCATGAATACAAGTcccttaaataattatgtaaatatttttttgtcggtTCATTCTTGGTGATGCATGAAATCAGTGTAATAGAcgtcattgataaaatattattcttttggtTTACTATTAATGACGAGGCTGTATGTGCTAGATACCTTTGCCTTCtcaatataaaggaaaaattaaaatctgGGTTTGGTAGTCTGTAGTGTTTTAGTGTAATTCTCTTCACTGTGGTGTTGTTACATAAGGTGAACGAGTGCGTTCGTTGGATTTTCCTCTGTGATTTCCTTGAGTTTTCGTGtcgattatataataattttatttatttaagggttATTTCGTGAAAATGGGTAAACACTTCGGAGAGCTTGCTAAGATCCGAGGATTGATCACCTACAAACTATCGCATCACGAACAACGAGCATACGCAGGAGCCATTTCCAATGGAATCCCAAACTTGTTTCGCAGATTTCGGGAAAGTGTATTTAGAGTAGCACCAGGTACATTCCTATAAAACCTATACTAATAACTGCACAGGTTTCTTTTATTATGATACTACGTATATACTATCCATACTGTGATTAATGGATTAACTTATAGTaattgtagaaatataaaaattatcaagtgATTTAGGTGTCCCTAATTATGtagataacttttatttatagtacaatatacaaatgtattcttttcccatgcaaatttaaattacaaggATAGAATAAAAGCTgatgaaaaacaataaatttggaACATCTACAGccactaatgataattattaacattattctTTATGATACCTTAGAAGTaaggtaatattataagtaattatagtaataggcataaaatactctatttaaattaagtataagttTGGAAGATTGCTCAATGTACAATCTACAATAATCCTTACATGGATTTGAAACTGAGACCCATAATTAGACTGAGTTGGGATTGACaatattggtaatttttatctttgaaatattcACTTTGGGCTCAATAATATAGAGATTGGGCTTAATAAAATAGGGATGGTTTTGTATGTGGATGAAGCTATGTCAATCTCAATTTCCAAATTTAAGATAAATTGTTAACTCATGGACTCATTGTAGAATGATATACTAGGGGTTGCATATAAATTGCTAGCTaggctaaataaatacatattgaatattcaaataaaataagacacagcctccaaaaatatattatatgcatataaacataaaacaaattaggAAGAATTTTGAAGATTGCTTGTGTTTTACTATGTtattaacacatattatacataaagttcaatatttttttagtggtTTGTGAAGTCTTTTTATTCTAGTACTTATTTTATGGCAGatataagttaaaattataatgtatttgttgaataattcaatttattttctaattgcAGCATTTGTCATTAGCTATCTAGTCTTTGAAGGAGTTGAAAGAGAGCACCACAGACTCAGCCGCAAAAATCCTgctgattttgaaaatgatcaataaacaatatattatgtaaataaattttgatcttagttcattatttaattaaatgttactttTCATTTATGTCGTCTTTTATTTGTAGAATTGATTAGGGTATACAATAATCAGAACCGAGTTGACATCAAAAAATCTACAactgttaaggttatagcttaaggtccatttttcatacattttgtttcacctttaatctgggtaactaaacaagtacggcctttaaaatttaatgcgacgaaattttaaaggccgaaatatccatgcatattcattatttttacgtttttctttcaactgcgagaactaatcactaactagacgtgaatttaaattctttacttgtcaatacttgtttagttacccagattaaaggtgaaacaaaatgtatgaaaaatggaccttaagctataaccttaagatgtttttattacaaattttgtaAGACCTCATtgctaaaacttattttattttaatatctacctAAAGTAGGTAGGTGCCTTAGATATCAGTGACTCGCCGTCAAAAGAAAAATTGAATTATGATCAGAGCATAAATTTAATCATTATTGATGACACTATTATTTATTGCTGTCAAATGtcatgtaatattatgtcaGTTTTTAGTGTAGGTACCAAAAAAAAGTTAACCACGGTTATTAAAgacatagcggcgatagcctagttggttgtggaacggactgtcgagagaatgtccgcaggtttaatctcaagggcacacatctgacttttctaaaaaaatatgtgtgtattctttgtgaattatcgcttgctttaaacggggaaggaaagcatcgtgaggaaacctgcatacctgagatatactctattaggaattttcgagggtgtgtgaagtctgggaacccgcactaggccagcgtg
Above is a window of Manduca sexta isolate Smith_Timp_Sample1 unplaced genomic scaffold, JHU_Msex_v1.0 HiC_scaffold_1011, whole genome shotgun sequence DNA encoding:
- the LOC115451378 gene encoding LOW QUALITY PROTEIN: uncharacterized protein LOC115451378 (The sequence of the model RefSeq protein was modified relative to this genomic sequence to represent the inferred CDS: inserted 4 bases in 3 codons) — protein: MLRIFRKICHKEKISAISVIRRTFLTEEYKCTESWNATNSSPLLNKINLSDFYNQLDQSYTSKGTISAIDIDIFANAVNDSHHLEELKDLLHKLRLSAETGNTLESTSHATVRNFYSLXYVEELIEILKDPLNFGVFLDDYSVNILLNELLSKHNYDLAADVASLVMLQEEFSSTITCTLCQYACYKYILGYKPPEPITPVEDKTKKVEEIKIRVKYLRNPYFDDHFDIKDRYLLCGKTLAWITNKPNDNLCNNLRLIGWLAYKKYDKLLQLCQELTKSTSFKLFNEVIDIFNRDKEHSPESDVKDIIEKSISVLSVAEXISTETTLEKAISIAVENAINQSQNNDILTQKQLFQAWVEIRKQKLEEQINRLDRARRIQTIQQKQKQMQEEEQKLWFFENEDKVDLEIEXKEKLTETNTASKKTLTTKTNEQYIPPEILPKRN
- the LOC115452998 gene encoding LOW QUALITY PROTEIN: coiled-coil domain-containing protein 22 (The sequence of the model RefSeq protein was modified relative to this genomic sequence to represent the inferred CDS: inserted 2 bases in 1 codon), producing MEEVDSIILHFLRQLNLTIDDSVKSICDLPVEIIIEAVSSCLSVINPTIKVPKKLPFGISHRIEVAAQIASLCKDLGYKNDVGYQTFLYYNETELRQVFMFLIERLPNEGKQTTVMATVPTNKKSILMHDISHKIDEEFKSIWIPPCCKPPLGKVGDFSPPGKIGITTHTNLIEEEIVQKLIKIKELCMLDHVPVSVIPQTNQENKTHSESKDKSEYETDKSLKELKEIAIMLRQKMDTLDSEKNVMGVEFSQAQRSCERVQADLKNVENILSSIGLSDYQDGATDSLLEKXAKNINQLHHKSEDLMSKNLSLKMRIDKVKNDMSSSESERNKCKAILNSLKDSIQVMRDEYDKKVIQRQELKDSYEKLRGGNKRSIYTKRILEIISNVDKQDMEIKKILEDTRQLQKEINSLEGQLERCFSIADETLFRDAKKDDQAKKAYKLLALLHSECNTIVSLVNDMGSLQRDIVDLEENIKTETAKRTEDTLKKIQLDLTKLQEEC
- the LOC115453002 gene encoding cytochrome b-c1 complex subunit 8 — protein: MGKHFGELAKIRGLITYKLSHHEQRAYAGAISNGIPNLFRRFRESVFRVAPAFVISYLVFEGVEREHHRLSRKNPADFENDQ